The following DNA comes from Legionella sp. PATHC032.
CTTTCCAATTTATGTAAACCCAATTTTTCCAAACGTTCAACCTGTTGTTCCTGACGCTTTAATAATTCACTATAGCGCTCATTACTTTTTCTTAACTCTTCTTTGACTGTTTTCAGTTCTTCTTCTGCCTTGCAAATTCGCTCCGCAACTTGATCAAAGCTGACTTGTTTTTCATTAAGGAATCCATCCAGTTTCTTTTGAAATGTGACACGTTGCTCTTCATCAGCAATAACCGTTCCTGACAAGGTCTGTACTGTTCCTTCCAATGTCCTCGCCACTGTTTTAGCCTTTTCAACTTCGAGGCCCAACGACAGCCTGACCTCATGTAATTCAGCTATTTTTTCAGCGAGCTGCAATTGGCTTTTTTCGTATTCTTTTCTGATTTTTGATAGCTCTTTTTGATTCTTTTCCAATAGCTCAGTTTGTTTTGTTGTAGATTCTTGAAGTTTTTTGACGGTTTGCTCCATTTCGTTTGTATCTTTACGGAGCATTTTCTCAATTTCAATATATAACTCGACCTGAGCACTCAGTGATTCTACTTCATTACCCAGCCTATCGATGTTATCAGTTAATCTGAGATTTTCATTCTTAAATTTTTCAATTTCCTCAGCAAACTTTTTGCGAATTGCATCCAATGCCTCAATTGTAATTTGCAACAGATCTGCCAAACCAAACAGTCCTTCTTTTAATCGTTTGGCAATATTTACATTGCAAGTATGGTGGTCGTCCAAAACAATCGCGCCTGCTGTATAGGTTAGTCCTGTTACTCCCCCTATTACTAATAAAACACCGATATGGGCAAATAATCCTACTGCCAAAGTAGGCGCTGTCAGGACAATACCGCCTGTAACTTTCTGCCACATAGGTAGTTCACCCCAAGCTGACGCAGCTCGAGTAATCAAACTGGGATTTTCCGCTATACTGTCTACTATTGATTCCAGGCTTTCTTTAACTTGGCTCAGTTGTTTTTGAGTATCGATGATTTGGGCAAGACTACCGCTTTCAATTTCAGGAGTGTCAGTACTTGCCTTAGGATCCTTTTCAGTACTGTCCAAGCTAGAAGTAGTGATTGTTGATTTGCTATCATGTTGGATCAATACTTGAAGCTCTGTTTCATTAGTAG
Coding sequences within:
- the legC7 gene encoding Dot/Icm T4SS effector LegC7/YlfA — encoded protein: MATNETELQVLIQHDSKSTITTSSLDSTEKDPKASTDTPEIESGSLAQIIDTQKQLSQVKESLESIVDSIAENPSLITRAASAWGELPMWQKVTGGIVLTAPTLAVGLFAHIGVLLVIGGVTGLTYTAGAIVLDDHHTCNVNIAKRLKEGLFGLADLLQITIEALDAIRKKFAEEIEKFKNENLRLTDNIDRLGNEVESLSAQVELYIEIEKMLRKDTNEMEQTVKKLQESTTKQTELLEKNQKELSKIRKEYEKSQLQLAEKIAELHEVRLSLGLEVEKAKTVARTLEGTVQTLSGTVIADEEQRVTFQKKLDGFLNEKQVSFDQVAERICKAEEELKTVKEELRKSNERYSELLKRQEQQVERLEKLGLHKLERIVDKENVKPSNDPVHTGLLSHGIYSPPKGKVLQPKVEIVEDNKTIALVN